GACGGGCCAGTCGAGACGGCCCTTGCGCGACGCGAAGGGCTCCTCCAACTCCGCCGCGGGCGAGTCCGAGAACAGGCGAGCCAAATCCTCGATGAGTTTCAGCAGCTCCTGCTCGCGCTGGGCGATCGTGCCGATCTGAGCCTCCGTCTCGCGAAGGGTCTCTTCGAGGGATTGGACGAGCGCGGTGCGTTCGGCGCGGACTTGCTCCAGCGCGCTTTGGCGCTCCCGGCGCTCACGCGCGAGGGCGGCTAAGCGCGCGTCCTCTCGGTCGCGAGCTGAGCGCAAAACGCGCAGTTCGCGCAGGGCGGCTGCAAGCGCCCCCACGAGCTCCCCCTGGTGCTGGGCCAGGTACTCTTGATAGGTGAGCATGCGACGTAGGGCAGCCGGGTCTTCCTGGCTGAACAAGACTCGTACAGGTTGCGCGGGGCCCACCCGATAGCGGGCGGCGAGGGCCTGGGCGAGGCGGGCTCGTTCTGCTGCGAGGGCGGCGGCTCGCTCGCCCAGGGCGCGGTTAGCATCCGCCCGTCGGGCCCTCGCCTCGGCCACCTGTTGCTCGAGCTGGGCGAGCTCGCCATTAAGCCCCGTGAGCGCCCGCTCGGTCTCGCGCAGTTCGCCGAGAGCGAAGTCTCGCTGCTCGAGATCCTGGCGCTTGGCTTCGCGCAGGGCCTCGAGGCGGGCTCGCACGCTCTGCAGCTCTTCCTCCGGTGCCGGCGCGTCGCCGATCGCCGGTGCGGCGGTGATGAGAACGGCGAGTAGCATGGCGCGAACTCCCCGCCTGCGCACCGGTCTGTCCAACGCAGACTGATATACTTGGCGGCTCGCCCTTTGCGCCTCGGAGTCGGCTTCGTGCAGCAGTTGTTTGAATTCGCCGGAAATCATCCGTTGTTGATCGCCGCCGCCTTCGGCCTCATCGCTACGATCGTAGTCAGTGAGGTCAGGCTGCGCAATCGGGGCTTCGCTGAGGTCACCCCCGCGCAGGCTGTGCAGATGATCAACGCCGGTGCGCTCGTGCTGGACGTGCGCGCTGCCGATGCGTATCGAAAGGGTCACATCATCGACGCCCGCAACGTGCCCCTAGACGAACTCGAAGGCGGCACGAAGCAGCTCGCCAAACATCGCGATCAGCAGGTGATCACCTACTGCGACACGGGAGTCACCAGTCAGCGGGCCGCCACCGCCCTGCGGAAGGCCGAGTTTGCGCAGGTGGCCTCCCTGCGTGGGGGCTTGCAAGCGTGGCGCGCCGAGAATTACCCCCTCGCGTCGTAAGCCAGACGCGTTCACCGATTAACGAGAGCAATACCCAATGGCAGAAGAGCAAGTCCCGAGCAACGG
This DNA window, taken from Pseudomonadota bacterium, encodes the following:
- a CDS encoding rhodanese-like domain-containing protein — translated: MQQLFEFAGNHPLLIAAAFGLIATIVVSEVRLRNRGFAEVTPAQAVQMINAGALVLDVRAADAYRKGHIIDARNVPLDELEGGTKQLAKHRDQQVITYCDTGVTSQRAATALRKAEFAQVASLRGGLQAWRAENYPLAS
- a CDS encoding peptidoglycan DD-metalloendopeptidase family protein — protein: MLLAVLITAAPAIGDAPAPEEELQSVRARLEALREAKRQDLEQRDFALGELRETERALTGLNGELAQLEQQVAEARARRADANRALGERAAALAAERARLAQALAARYRVGPAQPVRVLFSQEDPAALRRMLTYQEYLAQHQGELVGALAAALRELRVLRSARDREDARLAALARERRERQSALEQVRAERTALVQSLEETLRETEAQIGTIAQREQELLKLIEDLARLFSDSPAAELEEPFASRKGRLDWPVEGRLAADYGDSRAGRSLRWNGLMIAADRGAPVRAVAHGRVAYADWLPGLGLLLILEHGEGYLSLYGHNETLLREVGDWVTPGEEVATVGDSGALQEPGLYFEIRKGRKQQNPQRWFTRRIGR